From one Poseidonibacter antarcticus genomic stretch:
- a CDS encoding SufE family protein yields MSIEKRVEDIKEDLEFFEDELQKYEYIIDLGKKLKPLEEKYKIPANLVHGCTSQVWLICEQKDGKLFFTGTADAIIVKGLAYMILQIFSGSTIQELKDINMDIVHELGLSEVINPNRQSGVIGMIKKIKEYAQKA; encoded by the coding sequence ATGAGTATTGAAAAAAGAGTTGAAGATATTAAAGAAGATTTAGAATTCTTTGAAGATGAATTACAAAAATATGAATATATTATTGATTTAGGTAAAAAATTAAAACCATTAGAAGAAAAATATAAAATACCAGCAAACTTAGTACACGGTTGTACTTCACAAGTTTGGTTAATATGTGAACAAAAAGATGGAAAACTATTTTTTACAGGAACGGCTGATGCTATTATTGTAAAAGGTTTAGCATATATGATTTTACAAATATTTTCAGGTTCAACAATACAAGAATTAAAAGATATTAATATGGACATTGTTCATGAATTAGGTCTTAGTGAGGTAATAAATCCAAATAGACAAAGTGGCGTTATTGGGATGATTAAAAAAATTAAAGAATATGCACAAAAAGCATAA
- a CDS encoding DMT family transporter, whose translation MITINKETSNLLIITIFSLLFLALNSILCKAALVNNYIDAYSFTFYRLFFGAITLILIYFYNHKKIKISKNTNWLTSFMLFVYALCFSYGYIKLDAGLGTLLLFGIVQIVMLISSFFHKEKISFQKVIGMFVAFFGLAFLLYPRESLDISYFHVFLMVLSGIAWAVYSILGKRSVDAISNTMDNFVKATLFAIVFYLLFNMSDIHLSLNGIGLAFISGSITSAIGYVVWYKVLPKIQIITASVIQLFVPLISIILSVIFLNEIFTFELGISTIIISLGILLTIFSRK comes from the coding sequence ATGATTACTATAAACAAAGAAACATCAAATTTATTAATTATTACAATTTTTTCACTTCTTTTTTTAGCATTGAATTCTATTCTCTGTAAAGCTGCTTTAGTTAATAATTATATTGATGCTTACTCATTTACTTTTTATAGACTTTTTTTTGGTGCAATTACATTAATTTTGATTTACTTTTATAATCATAAAAAAATAAAAATATCTAAAAATACTAATTGGTTAACATCATTTATGTTATTTGTTTATGCTCTTTGTTTTTCTTATGGATATATAAAACTTGATGCAGGACTTGGGACTTTATTATTATTTGGTATTGTTCAAATTGTAATGCTTATTAGCTCATTTTTTCATAAAGAAAAGATAAGTTTTCAAAAAGTTATAGGAATGTTTGTAGCATTTTTTGGTCTAGCTTTTTTACTTTATCCAAGAGAAAGTTTAGATATATCATATTTTCATGTTTTTCTAATGGTTTTATCTGGAATTGCGTGGGCTGTTTATTCTATACTAGGAAAAAGATCTGTTGATGCTATATCAAATACTATGGATAATTTTGTAAAAGCAACGCTTTTTGCTATTGTTTTTTATCTTTTATTTAATATGAGTGATATACATTTATCTCTTAATGGAATAGGCTTAGCTTTTATATCAGGAAGTATTACTTCTGCTATTGGTTATGTAGTTTGGTATAAAGTTTTACCTAAAATACAAATTATCACAGCATCTGTTATACAGTTATTTGTGCCTTTGATTTCTATTATTTTAAGTGTGATTTTTTTAAATGAGATATTTACTTTTGAGTTGGGTATTTCTACTATTATTATATCATTAGGTATTTTATTAACTATATTTTCAAGGAAATAA
- a CDS encoding methyltransferase yields MNQDIKDLKPDRPNIITTDIENAIGFYRKMDTQSTVKEMIEGRYVIVEEYFSNGLQVLEELKKNLSAKYNDKSFQGQRDYRSAYREASHRLLLKVVDNKITVKKAPHIGWLDILYPEVHEFYISFPDIQGMNSSWQWNKKGLEIKTLGITINPYYGAYFPTRFDHLKLFDKWLKKYTGSKEKAIEIGVGSGILSYQLIKNGFNDIYASDTNKNAVIGVKEESWRLGYEDKITLNHADLFENCDVKADVIVFNPPWIKAKHKLEEGIDKAMYYEDELFERFFEQASQHLKPDGKVVLIFSNLAEVVDEESTHPIIEELRNNNRFRKDLHLRRDVRASSRRTKREDDRANEKVELWVLAAKKK; encoded by the coding sequence ATGAATCAAGATATAAAAGATTTAAAACCAGACAGACCAAATATCATAACTACAGACATAGAAAATGCAATTGGCTTTTATCGTAAAATGGACACACAGTCAACTGTAAAAGAAATGATTGAGGGAAGATACGTAATTGTAGAAGAATACTTTTCTAATGGATTACAAGTATTAGAAGAACTTAAAAAGAACCTATCAGCAAAATATAATGATAAAAGTTTTCAAGGTCAAAGAGATTATAGAAGTGCATATAGAGAGGCTTCTCATCGATTATTATTAAAAGTAGTAGATAATAAAATCACAGTTAAGAAAGCTCCACATATTGGATGGTTAGATATTTTATATCCTGAAGTTCACGAATTTTATATTTCATTTCCAGATATTCAAGGAATGAATAGTTCATGGCAATGGAATAAAAAAGGTCTAGAAATTAAGACTTTAGGAATAACAATTAATCCTTATTATGGAGCATACTTCCCTACTAGATTTGATCATCTAAAACTCTTTGATAAATGGCTAAAAAAATATACAGGTTCAAAAGAAAAAGCTATTGAAATTGGAGTTGGTAGTGGAATTTTATCATATCAATTAATCAAAAATGGATTTAACGATATTTATGCAAGTGATACAAACAAAAATGCAGTTATAGGTGTAAAAGAAGAATCTTGGCGTTTAGGATATGAAGATAAAATCACTTTAAATCATGCAGATTTATTTGAAAACTGCGATGTAAAAGCTGATGTTATTGTATTTAATCCTCCATGGATAAAAGCAAAACATAAACTTGAAGAAGGAATTGATAAAGCGATGTATTATGAAGATGAACTTTTTGAAAGATTCTTCGAACAAGCATCACAACATCTAAAACCTGATGGAAAAGTAGTACTAATATTCTCAAACCTTGCAGAAGTAGTAGATGAAGAAAGTACACATCCAATAATAGAAGAACTAAGAAATAATAACAGATTTAGAAAAGATTTACACCTAAGAAGAGATGTAAGAGCATCATCAAGAAGAACAAAACGTGAAGATGATAGAGCAAATGAAAAAGTAGAGCTTTGGGTTTTAGCAGCTAAGAAGAAATAG
- a CDS encoding tetratricopeptide repeat protein yields MEERLSQLISKNKVIPFVGAGVSLSIKDKNDKTVFVTWKELLKKLAVNLSNYGKSNKSQIINLLIEEDEDYLEIADKIKKYYPLDSLFFDKLEEIFDIKKEIIDDSSLSLARSIWDLEQKLIITTNYDNVLDWAAPKKIKALDIQSDYELASSIRTEIDEETVLYLHGHIDKKSNMILTTENYNRLYNDSSDSKFKIAINTLKTKLATKSFLFIGYSLDDEFFINELERVCDNFGNNSSEHYILLEEGKTLPKKFNKRIIPIYFESKGQKLIDKINSLKSLPQSKPISVVQEEINFCSLTSLPAINNEFIGRKDELLKIEENLNSDSLIYIVNGIGGVGKSEVSSQYLHQNKDKYKNIAFIEMTEDTASLEELFITKFKNSLGLDDKVTFDTVIQVLQSLPKKNLLLLDNLENKQDFEKIKALNINFDLLITTRITDIDIKNQLNLDTLNDEDAKELFLSIYDKDDDIEDILDYLDNHPLFINLTAKSLSKEYITLEELRENIKNQTISKIDSKDDKTFKEHLESTYNKQFKSVDNPELKELLQLLAFFPSIEISFEILEKCLCLDKLKVKLQKLVERGWLSKKDNTYKLHQIIKTFILNEYKLDYENITFILKNILEYINLDDSTLIANRLNGYIPIIESFLNTFRTKEDEYICGILDSITFLLYSLAQYDKSLYYQNKSLKIRIKLFGEKSEFTARSQNLLSTIYQAMGKLPKALDYQEKALTLRKEVLGKKHLDLARSYNNISAIYKVMGKLPKALEYQEKALTLLKTLTLEKEILGENHPDLAISYNNISTIYRAMGELPKALEYQEKALTLRKEILGEKHPDLAQSYNNISGIYRDSKECKKAKEYIEKAIDIWKNTGYYKKELFNANEILKKVKSNIKKERKAKFKDKGRFCKDSK; encoded by the coding sequence ATGGAAGAAAGATTAAGTCAGTTGATAAGTAAAAATAAAGTCATTCCTTTTGTTGGGGCAGGGGTTTCTTTATCTATTAAAGATAAAAATGATAAAACTGTATTTGTCACTTGGAAAGAATTATTAAAGAAATTAGCTGTTAATCTATCTAATTATGGAAAATCAAACAAATCTCAAATTATAAATTTATTAATAGAAGAAGATGAAGATTATCTTGAAATAGCTGATAAAATTAAGAAATATTATCCTCTTGATTCTTTATTTTTTGATAAACTTGAAGAAATATTTGATATTAAAAAAGAAATAATAGATGATTCATCTTTATCTTTAGCTAGAAGTATTTGGGATTTAGAGCAAAAACTTATTATTACTACTAACTATGATAATGTTTTAGATTGGGCAGCTCCTAAAAAAATCAAAGCTTTAGATATTCAGTCTGATTATGAATTAGCATCTTCTATTCGAACAGAAATAGATGAAGAAACTGTTCTTTATTTACATGGGCATATTGATAAAAAATCCAATATGATATTAACTACTGAAAACTATAATCGATTATATAATGACTCTTCTGATTCAAAATTTAAAATAGCTATAAATACATTAAAAACTAAATTAGCAACTAAGTCTTTTCTTTTTATTGGTTATAGTTTAGATGATGAATTTTTTATTAATGAACTCGAAAGAGTTTGTGATAACTTTGGAAATAATAGTAGTGAACATTATATTCTTTTGGAAGAGGGAAAAACTCTTCCTAAAAAGTTCAATAAACGAATTATTCCTATTTATTTTGAATCCAAAGGACAAAAATTAATAGATAAAATCAATTCATTAAAATCATTACCACAAAGTAAACCTATCTCAGTAGTTCAAGAAGAAATTAATTTTTGTAGTCTTACAAGTTTACCAGCTATTAATAATGAATTTATTGGTAGAAAAGATGAACTTTTAAAAATCGAAGAAAATCTAAATAGTGATAGTTTAATTTATATAGTAAATGGAATAGGTGGAGTAGGTAAAAGTGAAGTGTCTTCACAATATTTACACCAAAATAAAGATAAATATAAAAATATTGCTTTTATTGAGATGACAGAAGATACAGCTTCTTTAGAAGAGTTGTTTATTACAAAATTTAAAAATAGTTTAGGATTAGATGATAAAGTTACTTTTGATACTGTAATTCAAGTTTTACAAAGTTTACCTAAAAAAAATCTACTTCTTTTAGACAACTTAGAAAACAAACAAGATTTTGAAAAAATAAAAGCTTTAAACATTAATTTTGATTTATTAATCACAACAAGAATAACAGATATAGATATAAAGAATCAATTAAACCTAGATACTTTAAATGATGAAGATGCAAAAGAATTATTCTTAAGTATTTATGATAAAGATGATGATATTGAAGATATATTAGATTATTTAGATAATCATCCTTTATTTATAAACCTAACTGCTAAATCATTGAGTAAAGAGTATATTACCTTAGAAGAATTAAGAGAAAATATTAAAAATCAAACTATTTCAAAAATTGATTCAAAAGATGATAAAACATTTAAAGAGCATTTAGAAAGTACATATAATAAGCAGTTTAAATCTGTAGATAATCCTGAATTAAAAGAACTCTTGCAATTATTAGCATTTTTCCCATCTATTGAAATTAGTTTTGAGATATTAGAAAAGTGTTTGTGTCTTGATAAATTGAAAGTAAAGTTACAAAAACTAGTTGAGCGAGGATGGTTAAGTAAAAAAGATAATACTTATAAATTGCATCAAATTATTAAAACATTTATTTTAAATGAATATAAATTAGATTATGAAAATATTACATTTATTTTAAAAAATATATTAGAATATATAAATCTCGATGATTCTACTTTAATAGCAAATAGACTAAATGGCTATATTCCAATAATTGAATCTTTTTTAAATACATTTAGAACTAAAGAAGATGAGTATATTTGTGGGATTTTAGATTCTATAACATTCTTATTGTATTCACTTGCTCAATATGATAAATCGCTATATTATCAAAATAAATCTTTAAAAATAAGGATAAAACTTTTTGGAGAAAAGTCTGAGTTTACAGCAAGAAGTCAAAACTTATTATCTACGATTTATCAAGCTATGGGGAAATTACCAAAAGCTTTAGACTATCAAGAAAAAGCCTTAACTTTAAGAAAAGAAGTATTAGGAAAAAAACATCTTGATTTAGCCCGAAGTTATAATAATATTTCTGCGATTTATAAAGTTATGGGAAAATTACCAAAAGCTTTAGAATATCAAGAAAAAGCCTTAACTTTACTAAAAACCTTAACTTTAGAAAAAGAAATATTGGGAGAAAATCATCCAGATTTAGCCATAAGTTATAATAATATATCTACGATTTATCGAGCTATGGGAGAATTACCAAAAGCTTTAGAATATCAAGAAAAAGCCTTAACTTTAAGAAAAGAAATATTAGGAGAAAAACATCCTGATTTAGCCCAAAGTTATAATAATATATCTGGTATATATAGGGATTCAAAAGAATGCAAAAAAGCAAAAGAATATATTGAAAAAGCTATTGATATTTGGAAGAATACGGGTTACTATAAAAAGGAATTATTTAATGCAAATGAAATTCTAAAGAAAGTTAAATCCAATATTAAAAAAGAAAGAAAGGCGAAGTTTAAAGATAAAGGTAGATTTTGTAAAGATAGTAAATAA
- a CDS encoding metal-sulfur cluster assembly factor encodes MASDYNFDEIKEKIIENLKKVFDPEIPVNVYDLGLIYEINLSIKEDKLDCLIYMTLTSPACPVAGSIMEQVKLVALAVPEVDQAKVHITFSPRWTNEMVSEEGKEIMAASGAVI; translated from the coding sequence ATGGCTAGTGATTATAACTTTGATGAAATAAAAGAAAAGATAATTGAAAATTTAAAGAAGGTATTCGATCCTGAAATTCCTGTTAATGTTTATGATTTAGGTTTAATTTATGAAATTAATCTAAGTATTAAAGAAGATAAATTAGACTGTCTTATTTATATGACTTTAACAAGTCCAGCTTGTCCAGTAGCTGGTTCAATTATGGAACAAGTTAAACTTGTAGCTCTTGCTGTACCTGAAGTAGATCAAGCAAAAGTACATATAACTTTTTCACCTAGATGGACAAATGAAATGGTAAGTGAAGAAGGAAAAGAAATTATGGCAGCATCAGGTGCTGTAATATAA
- a CDS encoding protein adenylyltransferase SelO, whose translation MKLNDLKVDMDYFHMDGNLYQKLEATPLKNPKLVSYNKQACDLIGLDYSECETNEFLEFINGSKVLKNSKPFSMVYAGHQFGYFVPQLGDGRAINLGCVNKWHLQTKGSGATKYSRRGDGRAVLRSSIREYIMSEAMHSLGIPTTRALAIIDSDTFAHREWEKESCSIVLRMSPSWIRIGTFEFFANTSNAKENLTKLADYVIEESYSHLKDEEKKYEKMFYSLVDKTALMLAKWQVYGFMHGVMNTDNFSMAGVTIDYGPFAFMDYFDKNCICNHTDSEGRYSYNNQPYVARWNLMVLAHSLKEICDENKLLEYMQTFLPQHENIYLQDMNKRLGLDASKSGNSNLDLIVELLGALESSKMDYNVFFYGLTNLDSFEDLSSVINLAVFRTPLEDWFESYKKVCEKEKSSFENRKEIMKKANPKYIIKNYMLQDAIELAHSGDYTLVNDLLDIAQNPFDEHKKFDKYSKPTPMKFANIKLSCSS comes from the coding sequence ATGAAATTAAATGATTTAAAAGTTGATATGGATTATTTCCATATGGATGGAAATTTATACCAAAAATTAGAAGCAACACCTTTAAAAAATCCAAAACTTGTATCTTATAACAAACAAGCCTGTGATTTAATAGGTTTAGATTATAGTGAATGTGAAACAAATGAATTTTTAGAATTTATAAATGGAAGTAAAGTCTTAAAAAACTCAAAGCCTTTTTCTATGGTTTATGCAGGACATCAATTTGGGTATTTTGTACCACAATTAGGTGATGGAAGAGCTATAAACTTAGGATGTGTTAATAAGTGGCATTTACAAACAAAAGGTTCAGGAGCTACAAAATACTCAAGACGAGGAGATGGAAGAGCGGTTTTAAGATCTTCTATTAGAGAGTATATTATGAGTGAAGCTATGCATTCTTTAGGTATTCCAACTACAAGAGCATTAGCAATAATTGATTCTGATACTTTTGCTCACAGAGAATGGGAAAAAGAGTCTTGTTCTATAGTTTTACGAATGTCACCTTCTTGGATAAGAATAGGTACATTTGAATTTTTTGCTAATACTTCTAATGCAAAAGAAAATTTAACAAAATTAGCTGATTATGTAATAGAAGAATCATATTCTCACTTAAAAGATGAGGAGAAAAAATATGAAAAAATGTTTTATTCTCTTGTAGATAAAACTGCTTTGATGTTGGCAAAATGGCAAGTTTATGGTTTTATGCATGGTGTTATGAATACTGATAACTTTTCAATGGCAGGTGTTACAATTGATTATGGTCCATTTGCATTTATGGATTATTTTGATAAAAATTGTATTTGTAATCATACAGATTCAGAAGGAAGATATTCTTATAATAATCAACCTTATGTTGCAAGATGGAATTTGATGGTATTAGCACATAGTTTAAAAGAGATTTGTGATGAAAATAAATTATTAGAGTATATGCAAACATTTTTACCACAGCATGAAAATATTTATTTACAAGATATGAATAAAAGATTAGGATTAGATGCAAGTAAAAGTGGAAATTCTAATTTAGATTTAATAGTAGAATTATTAGGAGCATTAGAAAGCTCAAAAATGGATTACAATGTATTCTTCTATGGATTAACAAACTTAGATAGTTTTGAAGATTTAAGTAGTGTTATAAATCTTGCAGTATTTAGAACTCCACTTGAAGATTGGTTTGAATCGTATAAAAAAGTTTGTGAAAAAGAAAAAAGTAGTTTTGAAAATAGAAAAGAGATAATGAAAAAAGCAAATCCTAAATATATTATCAAAAACTATATGCTTCAAGATGCTATAGAATTAGCACATAGTGGAGATTATACTTTAGTAAATGATTTACTAGATATTGCACAAAATCCATTTGATGAGCATAAAAAGTTTGATAAATATTCAAAACCAACTCCAATGAAGTTTGCGAATATTAAACTTTCATGTTCATCATAA
- a CDS encoding YceI family protein, with the protein MKKILLSSILALGLGLNLNAYEINGDLGVQWTGFKTEKKVAVSGTFKDIKINIEKNDELTKFLKSAKVEIQTASFDSKNPGRDASITSTLFSLATSKVIKGSIKSVDEAKKTLVLNVTMNEVSKEVPMAYDIKDGNIIANGTIEILDFDMKNPFLAFAKKCAVFHENKSYSDVDIKFTIPFK; encoded by the coding sequence ATGAAAAAAATATTATTAAGTTCAATTTTAGCATTAGGATTAGGTTTAAACTTAAATGCTTATGAAATAAATGGTGATTTAGGCGTACAATGGACAGGATTTAAAACAGAAAAAAAAGTTGCTGTTTCTGGTACATTTAAAGATATAAAAATTAATATTGAAAAAAATGATGAATTAACTAAATTTTTAAAAAGTGCAAAAGTAGAAATACAAACAGCATCTTTTGATTCTAAAAATCCAGGAAGAGATGCAAGTATTACTAGTACTTTATTTTCTCTTGCAACATCAAAAGTGATAAAAGGTTCTATTAAAAGTGTAGATGAAGCTAAAAAAACATTAGTTTTAAATGTTACTATGAATGAAGTATCAAAAGAAGTACCAATGGCTTATGATATTAAAGATGGAAATATTATTGCAAATGGAACTATTGAAATTTTAGATTTTGATATGAAAAACCCATTTTTAGCATTTGCTAAAAAATGTGCGGTTTTCCATGAAAACAAATCTTATTCAGATGTAGATATTAAATTTACGATTCCATTTAAATAA
- a CDS encoding DUF2798 domain-containing protein: MINKKYERIVFSFFMSLFMSFVMSFVITYINLGFVDGFILIWLEAFLKAFCFAFPVILVVGPIVQKVVKKVIIQEN; this comes from the coding sequence ATGATAAACAAAAAATATGAAAGAATAGTATTCTCTTTTTTTATGTCCTTATTTATGAGTTTTGTGATGAGTTTTGTAATTACATATATAAATCTTGGTTTTGTAGATGGTTTTATATTGATTTGGCTAGAAGCTTTTCTAAAAGCATTTTGTTTTGCTTTTCCCGTTATCTTAGTTGTAGGACCAATAGTTCAAAAAGTAGTGAAAAAAGTAATTATACAAGAAAATTAA